In the genome of Pseudomonas sp. P5_109, one region contains:
- the lpxB gene encoding lipid-A-disaccharide synthase gives MANLRIALVAGEASGDILGAGLMRALKARHPAVEFIGVGGPLMQAEGMIPYFPMERLSVMGLVEVLGRLRELLARRKKLVADLIAAKPDVFIGIDAPDFNLNIELKLRQAGIKTVHYVSPSVWAWRQKRVLKIREGCDLMLTLFPFEAKFYEEKGVPVRFVGHTLADAIPLQADRAAARAELGLPDGPLVALMPGSRGGEVGRLGALFLDTAQRLRALRPGVRFVVPCANPQRRAQLEELLAGRDLPLTLLDGQSHLALAACDAVLIASGTATLEALLYKRPMVVAYRLAPLTFWILKRMVKSPYVSLPNLLAQRLLVPELLQDDATVEALAQTLSPLIEGGEEQTRGFDEIHRTLRLDASNQAADAVLNLIGQVK, from the coding sequence ATGGCCAATCTGCGTATTGCGCTGGTAGCGGGTGAGGCTTCCGGTGACATTCTGGGTGCGGGTCTCATGCGCGCGCTCAAGGCACGTCATCCGGCCGTCGAGTTCATTGGTGTTGGCGGTCCGCTGATGCAGGCCGAGGGCATGATCCCGTACTTCCCGATGGAGCGTCTGTCGGTGATGGGGCTGGTGGAAGTCCTGGGCCGCCTGCGTGAGTTGCTGGCACGGCGCAAGAAACTGGTCGCCGACCTGATCGCCGCGAAGCCCGATGTGTTCATCGGTATCGATGCGCCGGACTTCAACCTCAATATCGAACTCAAACTGCGCCAGGCCGGGATCAAGACCGTGCATTACGTCAGCCCGTCGGTCTGGGCCTGGCGGCAGAAACGCGTGCTGAAGATTCGCGAAGGCTGCGACCTGATGCTCACGCTGTTCCCGTTCGAAGCCAAGTTCTATGAAGAGAAAGGCGTGCCGGTGCGGTTCGTCGGCCATACGCTGGCCGATGCCATTCCACTGCAAGCCGATCGCGCTGCTGCACGAGCCGAACTCGGTTTACCCGACGGGCCGCTGGTGGCGTTGATGCCTGGCAGCCGTGGCGGTGAAGTTGGCCGGCTCGGTGCGTTGTTTCTCGATACCGCGCAACGCTTGCGGGCGTTGCGCCCGGGTGTGCGGTTTGTTGTTCCGTGTGCCAACCCGCAACGTCGCGCGCAGCTTGAAGAGCTGTTGGCCGGTCGCGATCTGCCGCTGACCCTGCTCGACGGCCAGTCCCATCTGGCCTTGGCGGCTTGCGATGCTGTGCTGATCGCCTCCGGCACCGCGACGCTTGAAGCGTTGCTGTACAAGCGGCCGATGGTGGTCGCCTACCGCCTGGCGCCACTGACGTTCTGGATACTCAAGCGCATGGTCAAGAGTCCGTACGTTTCGCTGCCGAACTTGTTGGCCCAGCGTCTGTTGGTGCCCGAGTTGTTGCAGGACGATGCCACGGTCGAAGCGCTGGCCCAGACTTTGTCGCCGCTGATCGAGGGTGGGGAAGAGCAGACTCGTGGTTTTGACGAAATTCACCGAACCCTGCGTCTGGATGCCTCCAACCAGGCTGCGGACGCAGTGCTGAACCTGATCGGCCAAGTTAAATGA
- a CDS encoding CTP synthase, with the protein MTRYIFVTGGVVSSLGKGIASASLAAILEARGLKVTMLKLDPYINVDPGTMSPFQHGEVFVTHDGAETDLDLGHYERFIRTTMTQNNNFTTGRVYEHVLRKERRGDYLGATIQVIPHITDEIKRRIIKGAGDADVAMVEIGGTVGDIESQPFLEAIRQLRFEVGAKRAMLMHLTLVPYIATAGETKTKPTQHSVKELRSIGLQPDVLVCRSDHPIDVSSRRKIAQFTNVEERAVIALEDADTIYKIPGILHSQGLDDFVVERFGLQCGGADLSEWEAVVDAKLNPEHEVTIAMVGKYMELLDAYKSLIEAMSHAGISNRTKVNLRYIDSEDIENQGTALLEGVDAILVPGGFGLRGVEGKITAVQYARENKVPYLGICLGMQVAVIEFARNVMGWKDANSTEFDRASGHPVVGLITEWEDATGAVETRTETSDLGGTMRLGAQDCLLEPGSLVHGCYGKDVIVERHRHRYEVNNNLLPQIMEAGLKISGRSGDGALVEVVEAPDHPWFVACQFHPEFTSTPRDGHPLFSGFVKAALTQHQKKA; encoded by the coding sequence ATGACGCGCTACATATTCGTCACGGGCGGTGTTGTTTCTTCATTGGGGAAAGGCATTGCATCGGCATCATTGGCGGCCATCCTGGAGGCGCGGGGACTTAAGGTCACCATGCTGAAGCTGGACCCGTACATCAACGTCGACCCGGGCACCATGAGCCCGTTCCAGCACGGTGAAGTGTTCGTCACCCACGACGGCGCCGAGACCGACCTGGACCTGGGCCACTACGAGCGGTTCATCCGCACGACCATGACCCAGAACAACAACTTCACCACCGGCCGTGTCTACGAACACGTCCTGCGCAAGGAGCGCCGTGGTGACTACCTGGGTGCAACCATCCAGGTGATCCCGCACATCACCGACGAAATCAAGCGCCGCATCATCAAGGGTGCCGGCGACGCTGACGTGGCAATGGTCGAGATCGGTGGCACCGTGGGTGACATCGAGTCGCAACCGTTCCTCGAAGCCATCCGCCAGTTGCGTTTCGAAGTCGGCGCCAAGCGCGCGATGCTGATGCACCTGACCCTGGTTCCGTACATCGCCACTGCCGGCGAAACCAAGACCAAGCCAACCCAGCACTCGGTCAAGGAACTGCGTTCCATCGGCCTGCAACCAGACGTGCTGGTGTGCCGCTCCGATCACCCGATCGATGTCTCGTCGCGTCGCAAGATCGCGCAATTCACCAACGTTGAAGAACGTGCGGTGATCGCGCTGGAAGACGCCGACACCATCTACAAGATCCCGGGCATCCTGCACTCCCAGGGCCTGGACGATTTCGTCGTCGAGCGCTTCGGCCTGCAATGCGGCGGTGCCGACCTGTCCGAGTGGGAAGCCGTGGTCGACGCCAAGCTCAACCCTGAGCACGAAGTCACCATCGCCATGGTCGGCAAATACATGGAGCTGCTGGACGCGTACAAGTCGCTGATCGAAGCGATGAGCCATGCCGGCATCAGCAACCGTACAAAGGTCAACCTGCGCTACATCGATTCCGAAGACATCGAGAACCAGGGCACCGCGCTGCTCGAAGGCGTCGACGCCATCCTGGTGCCTGGCGGCTTCGGTCTGCGTGGCGTTGAAGGCAAGATCACTGCCGTTCAATACGCTCGCGAAAACAAGGTTCCGTACCTGGGCATCTGCCTGGGCATGCAAGTGGCCGTTATCGAGTTCGCACGTAACGTGATGGGCTGGAAAGACGCCAACTCCACCGAGTTCGATCGTGCCAGTGGCCACCCGGTCGTGGGCCTGATCACCGAGTGGGAAGATGCCACCGGTGCTGTCGAAACCCGTACCGAAACCTCCGACCTGGGCGGCACCATGCGCCTCGGCGCACAGGATTGCCTGCTGGAGCCGGGTTCCCTGGTCCACGGTTGCTACGGCAAGGACGTGATCGTCGAGCGTCACCGTCACCGCTACGAAGTGAACAACAACCTGCTGCCGCAAATCATGGAAGCCGGTTTGAAAATCTCCGGTCGTTCCGGTGACGGCGCGCTGGTTGAAGTGGTTGAAGCACCGGATCATCCATGGTTCGTCGCTTGCCAGTTCCACCCTGAGTTCACCTCGACACCGCGTGACGGTCACCCGCTGTTCAGCGGTTTCGTCAAGGCAGCGTTGACTCAACACCAGAAGAAGGCGTAA
- the tilS gene encoding tRNA lysidine(34) synthetase TilS → MDRPAIDLPSRLLLNLKPWRNAPAWRIAFSGGLDSTVLLHLLAHLAKTQSLPALSAIHVHHGLQAVADAWPEHCRSVCAALGVPLQVVHVQVQPGASLERAARDARYHAFTETVQPGEVLLTAQHRDDQAETLLFRLLRGAGVRGLSGMPRQRPLGVGHLLRPLLDVTRAELEAYAIEQGLSWIEDPSNEDRQYSRNYLRHQVFPGLTSRWPQAVATMARSAAHLSEAQALLDDLADIDLSLASTVSDFEWLGLPSLELAALEKLSVARQRNALSRWLEPRTRLPDSDHWSGWEDLRDATGDARPIWRLAQGELHRAGGRVWWLSGAWLNSLPVAGTWLDPALPLVLPGNGALTLRGKIPDGPVQIRYREGGEVMDLPNRGHRDLKRLLNESGVPSFVRGRLPLLYKDGQLLAVANLKGLDGGALGDWHLHWQPLNEDQGLS, encoded by the coding sequence ATGGATCGGCCCGCGATTGATCTGCCTTCCAGGCTTTTGCTGAATCTGAAACCGTGGCGCAACGCTCCGGCCTGGCGCATTGCCTTCTCCGGCGGCCTCGACTCCACTGTCCTGCTGCACCTGCTTGCACACCTCGCAAAAACCCAATCCCTGCCGGCGCTGAGCGCCATCCACGTGCATCACGGCCTGCAAGCCGTGGCTGATGCGTGGCCGGAACATTGTCGTTCTGTATGCGCTGCGCTGGGCGTGCCGCTGCAAGTGGTTCACGTGCAGGTGCAACCGGGTGCGAGCCTTGAACGTGCAGCTCGGGATGCGCGATATCACGCCTTCACTGAAACCGTTCAGCCCGGTGAAGTGCTGCTGACGGCCCAGCACCGCGACGATCAGGCGGAAACCCTGCTGTTCCGATTGCTGCGTGGGGCCGGTGTGCGCGGACTATCGGGTATGCCGCGTCAACGCCCATTGGGTGTGGGGCATTTGCTGCGGCCATTGCTCGACGTCACGCGGGCTGAGCTGGAGGCCTATGCCATTGAGCAAGGCTTGAGCTGGATCGAAGATCCTTCGAACGAGGATCGGCAGTACTCGCGCAACTACCTGCGGCATCAGGTGTTTCCTGGGTTGACCTCGCGCTGGCCGCAAGCGGTGGCGACCATGGCTCGCAGCGCTGCGCACTTGAGTGAGGCGCAGGCATTGCTCGATGATCTGGCGGACATCGATTTGAGCCTGGCGAGTACGGTCAGTGATTTCGAGTGGCTGGGCTTGCCGTCTCTGGAGCTGGCAGCACTGGAAAAACTCTCGGTCGCACGCCAGCGAAATGCACTCAGTCGCTGGTTGGAACCACGCACGCGACTGCCGGACAGTGACCACTGGTCGGGTTGGGAGGATTTGCGTGATGCCACCGGTGATGCCCGACCGATCTGGCGCTTGGCGCAGGGCGAGTTGCATCGGGCCGGCGGGCGTGTCTGGTGGTTGTCCGGTGCCTGGCTGAATTCGTTGCCCGTTGCAGGAACATGGCTGGACCCCGCTCTGCCGCTGGTGTTGCCAGGCAACGGCGCTCTCACGCTCAGAGGCAAAATCCCCGATGGCCCTGTGCAGATCCGCTATCGTGAAGGCGGTGAGGTAATGGATTTGCCGAACCGCGGGCATCGGGACCTGAAACGTTTGCTCAATGAAAGCGGTGTGCCGTCCTTCGTGCGCGGCAGATTGCCGCTGCTCTACAAAGACGGCCAATTGCTGGCGGTAGCGAACCTCAAGGGGCTCGATGGTGGTGCGCTCGGCGACTGGCATTTGCATTGGCAGCCACTGAACGAAGATCAAGGTTTGAGCTGA
- the lpxA gene encoding acyl-ACP--UDP-N-acetylglucosamine O-acyltransferase, whose product MSLIDPRAIIDPTAVLADGVEVGPWSIVGAGVEIGEGTVIGPHVILKGPTRIGKHNRIYQFSSVGEDTPDLKYKGEETRLVIGDHNVIREGVTIHRGTIQDRSETTLGDHNLIMAYAHIGHDSVIGNHCILVNNTALAGHVHVEDWAILSGFTLVHQYCHIGAHSFSGMGTAIGKDVPAYVTVFGNPAEARSMNFEGMRRRGFSEEAIHALRRAYKVVYRQGLTVEQALAELAESSAQYPEVAVFRDSIQSSTRGITR is encoded by the coding sequence ATGAGTTTGATTGACCCTCGTGCAATCATCGATCCGACAGCCGTTCTGGCTGACGGCGTCGAGGTCGGCCCGTGGTCGATCGTCGGCGCAGGTGTGGAAATCGGCGAGGGGACAGTCATCGGGCCGCACGTGATCCTCAAGGGCCCGACCCGAATTGGTAAGCACAATCGCATCTACCAGTTTTCCTCGGTGGGTGAAGACACGCCTGACCTGAAGTACAAGGGCGAGGAAACCCGCCTTGTGATCGGTGATCACAACGTCATCCGTGAAGGCGTGACGATTCACCGTGGCACCATCCAGGACCGTTCGGAAACGACCCTGGGCGATCACAACCTGATCATGGCGTATGCCCATATTGGCCATGACAGCGTTATCGGCAACCACTGCATCCTGGTGAACAACACCGCCTTGGCGGGCCATGTGCACGTGGAAGACTGGGCAATCCTCTCCGGCTTTACCCTGGTTCACCAGTATTGCCACATCGGTGCCCACAGCTTTTCAGGCATGGGTACGGCAATCGGCAAGGATGTTCCTGCGTATGTCACGGTGTTCGGCAACCCGGCTGAAGCCCGGAGCATGAACTTCGAGGGCATGCGCCGTCGCGGTTTCAGCGAAGAGGCGATCCACGCGCTGCGTCGTGCCTACAAGGTGGTTTACCGCCAGGGCCTGACCGTGGAGCAGGCACTCGCCGAGCTGGCCGAGTCGTCGGCCCAGTATCCGGAAGTGGCGGTGTTCCGTGACTCCATCCAGTCTTCGACTCGCGGCATCACTCGCTAA
- the dnaE gene encoding DNA polymerase III subunit alpha, translating to MPASFVHLRLHTEYSLVDGLVRIKPLVKTLVGMNMPAVAVTDQNNMCSLVKFYKNAMGAGIKPICGADLWLSNKDPDNPLSRISLLVMNAEGYRNLTELISRGFIDGQRNGAVIIEREWVAEANAGLIMLSAAKEGEIGQAMLSGNPAEAETLAREWMDVFPDRFYLEIQRTSRPNDEEQLHGAVALAEKLGAPLVATNDVRFIKQEDFAAHETRVCIGEGRALDDPRRSKNYSDQQYLKSADEMAELFSDIPEALENTVEIAKRCNIEVKLGTHFLPNFPIPDGMTIDEYFRKVSFDGLEERLAVLWPKDTTEDYEAKRQVYVDRLNFELDIIIQMGFPGYFLIVMDFIQWAKNNGVPVGPGRGSGAGSLVAYVQKITDLDPLEYDLLFERFLNPERVSMPDFDVDFCMDGRDRVIDYVAEKYGRNAVSQIITFGSMAAKAVVRDVARVQGKSYGLADRLSKMIPFEVGMTLEKAYEQEEILRDFIKVDEEAAEIWEMARKLEGVVRNVGKHAGGVVIAPTKLTDFSPIYCDEAGDGLVTQFDKDDVEAAGLVKFDFLGLRTLTIIDWALKTINRDRAKVNEPPLDIAFIPLDDKPTYTLLQKAETTAVFQLESRGMKELIKKLKPDCLEDLIALVALFRPGPLQSGMVDDFINRKHGRAELAYPHSDYQYEGLKPVLAPTYGIILYQEQVMQIAQVMAGYTLGGADMLRRAMGKKKPEEMAKQRGGFIEGCATNNIDADLAGNIFDLVEKFAGYGFNKSHSAAYGLVSYQTAWLKTHYPAPFMAAVLSADMHNTDKVVTLIEEVRTMKLRLDAPDVNTSEFKFTVNDEGRIIYGLGAIKGVGEGPVEAITEARLAGPFKDLFDFCARVDLKRINKRTLDGLIRSGALDRLGPYFHDEQKAYQANIDRNRAVLLTAMEEAIKAAEQTARTQDSGHSDLFGGLFVEADADVYANHRKAKELTLKERLKGEKDTLGLYLTGHPIDEYEGEIRRFARQRIIDLKPARDTQTVAGMIIALRVMKNKKGDKMGFITLDDRSGRIEASLFSESFHAAQSLLQTDAMVVVEGEVSNDDFSGGLKLRVKRVMSMEDARTNLAESLRLKLHAKDLKGDQLRWLGELLKRHRGACPVTMDYTSPDAKAMLQFGEGWRIDPADALIQALRDQFGRDNVFLQYR from the coding sequence ATGCCGGCTTCATTCGTTCACCTACGCCTGCACACTGAATACTCCCTGGTCGACGGTCTGGTGCGGATCAAGCCGCTGGTCAAGACCCTGGTCGGCATGAACATGCCTGCCGTAGCGGTCACCGACCAGAACAACATGTGTTCTCTGGTCAAATTCTATAAAAACGCCATGGGTGCCGGAATCAAGCCGATCTGCGGCGCCGACCTGTGGCTGTCGAACAAGGATCCGGACAACCCGCTGAGCCGGATCAGCCTGCTGGTGATGAATGCTGAAGGCTATCGCAACCTTACCGAGCTGATTTCCCGCGGCTTTATCGATGGTCAGCGCAATGGCGCGGTCATCATCGAGCGCGAATGGGTGGCTGAAGCCAATGCTGGCTTGATCATGCTGTCGGCGGCAAAAGAGGGCGAGATCGGCCAGGCCATGCTCAGCGGCAACCCCGCCGAGGCCGAAACCCTGGCCCGCGAATGGATGGACGTGTTTCCGGATCGTTTCTACCTGGAAATCCAGCGCACCAGCCGCCCCAACGATGAAGAACAACTGCACGGCGCCGTGGCGCTGGCCGAGAAGCTCGGTGCACCGCTGGTGGCGACCAACGACGTGCGCTTCATCAAGCAGGAAGACTTCGCCGCCCACGAAACCCGCGTCTGCATCGGCGAAGGCCGTGCCCTCGACGATCCGCGGCGTTCGAAGAACTACAGCGACCAGCAGTACCTCAAAAGCGCCGATGAAATGGCCGAGCTGTTCAGCGACATTCCCGAAGCGCTGGAAAACACCGTCGAGATCGCCAAGCGCTGCAACATCGAAGTGAAGCTGGGCACGCACTTCCTGCCCAACTTCCCGATCCCCGATGGCATGACCATCGACGAGTACTTCCGCAAGGTCTCGTTCGACGGTCTGGAGGAACGGCTGGCAGTACTGTGGCCCAAAGACACCACCGAAGACTACGAGGCCAAGCGTCAGGTCTATGTCGACCGGCTGAATTTCGAGCTGGATATCATCATCCAGATGGGCTTCCCCGGTTACTTCCTGATCGTGATGGACTTTATCCAGTGGGCCAAGAACAACGGCGTGCCGGTAGGTCCTGGCCGTGGATCGGGTGCCGGGTCGCTGGTGGCCTATGTGCAGAAGATCACCGACCTCGACCCGCTGGAATATGACCTGCTGTTCGAACGTTTCCTCAACCCGGAACGGGTATCGATGCCCGACTTCGACGTCGACTTCTGCATGGACGGTCGTGACCGGGTGATCGACTACGTGGCCGAGAAGTATGGCCGTAACGCGGTAAGCCAGATCATCACCTTCGGTTCCATGGCGGCGAAGGCTGTGGTCCGCGACGTGGCGCGGGTGCAGGGCAAGTCCTATGGCCTGGCGGACCGTCTGTCGAAGATGATTCCGTTCGAAGTCGGCATGACCCTGGAAAAGGCCTACGAACAGGAAGAGATCCTGCGCGACTTCATCAAGGTCGATGAAGAAGCCGCGGAAATCTGGGAAATGGCGCGCAAGCTCGAAGGCGTTGTGCGTAACGTCGGCAAGCACGCCGGTGGTGTGGTGATCGCGCCGACCAAGCTGACCGACTTCTCGCCGATCTATTGCGACGAGGCCGGCGACGGCCTGGTAACCCAGTTCGACAAGGATGACGTTGAGGCTGCCGGCCTGGTGAAGTTCGACTTCCTCGGCCTGCGAACCCTGACGATCATCGACTGGGCGCTGAAAACCATCAACCGCGACCGCGCCAAGGTCAACGAACCGCCGCTGGATATCGCGTTCATCCCGCTGGACGACAAGCCGACCTATACACTGTTGCAGAAAGCCGAAACCACGGCGGTGTTCCAGCTTGAATCCCGGGGCATGAAGGAGCTGATCAAAAAGCTCAAGCCCGACTGCCTGGAAGACTTGATCGCACTGGTAGCACTGTTCCGTCCGGGCCCGCTGCAATCGGGCATGGTGGACGACTTCATCAACCGTAAGCACGGTCGCGCCGAGCTCGCGTACCCGCACTCGGACTACCAGTACGAAGGCCTCAAGCCAGTACTGGCACCGACTTACGGCATCATCCTGTATCAGGAACAGGTGATGCAGATTGCCCAGGTCATGGCCGGTTACACCCTCGGTGGTGCGGACATGCTGCGTCGAGCCATGGGTAAGAAAAAACCCGAGGAAATGGCCAAGCAGCGCGGTGGCTTCATTGAAGGTTGCGCGACCAACAATATCGACGCCGACCTCGCCGGTAACATTTTCGACCTGGTGGAAAAATTCGCCGGTTACGGCTTCAACAAATCCCACTCTGCCGCCTATGGCCTGGTGTCGTACCAGACCGCGTGGCTGAAGACGCACTACCCGGCGCCGTTCATGGCCGCGGTACTTTCGGCGGATATGCACAACACCGACAAGGTCGTGACCTTGATCGAAGAAGTGCGGACCATGAAGCTGCGTCTCGACGCGCCCGACGTGAACACGTCCGAATTCAAGTTCACGGTGAACGACGAAGGCCGGATCATCTACGGCCTGGGCGCGATCAAGGGCGTGGGCGAGGGGCCGGTCGAGGCCATCACCGAGGCGCGTCTGGCCGGTCCGTTCAAGGATCTGTTCGATTTCTGCGCACGAGTCGATCTCAAGCGCATCAACAAGCGCACCCTCGACGGTTTGATCCGCAGCGGTGCGCTGGATCGCCTCGGGCCGTATTTCCACGATGAGCAGAAGGCCTACCAGGCCAACATCGACCGCAATCGCGCGGTGCTGCTGACGGCCATGGAAGAAGCGATCAAGGCGGCCGAACAGACTGCGCGCACCCAGGACAGCGGTCACTCCGACCTGTTTGGCGGTCTGTTCGTCGAAGCAGACGCCGACGTCTACGCCAACCACCGCAAGGCCAAGGAACTGACCCTCAAGGAACGCCTGAAAGGGGAGAAAGATACCCTCGGCCTGTACCTGACCGGTCACCCGATCGACGAATACGAAGGTGAAATCCGTCGTTTTGCCCGTCAGCGCATCATCGATCTGAAACCGGCGCGCGATACCCAGACTGTCGCCGGGATGATCATCGCCTTGCGGGTGATGAAGAACAAAAAGGGCGACAAGATGGGGTTCATCACCCTTGACGACCGCTCTGGACGGATCGAGGCCTCGCTGTTTTCCGAGTCGTTCCATGCTGCGCAGTCGCTGTTGCAGACCGACGCCATGGTGGTGGTCGAAGGCGAGGTCAGCAATGACGACTTCTCCGGTGGCCTGAAGTTGCGGGTCAAGCGGGTGATGAGCATGGAGGATGCGCGCACCAACCTGGCCGAAAGCCTGCGCCTGAAGTTGCATGCCAAGGACCTCAAGGGCGATCAGCTACGCTGGCTGGGTGAGCTGTTGAAGCGTCACCGCGGTGCGTGCCCGGTCACCATGGACTACACCAGCCCCGATGCGAAGGCCATGTTGCAGTTCGGCGAAGGCTGGCGAATCGATCCGGCGGATGCGTTGATTCAAGCCCTGCGTGACCAGTTCGGGCGAGACAACGTCTTCCTCCAATACCGTTGA
- a CDS encoding acetyl-CoA carboxylase carboxyltransferase subunit alpha produces the protein MNPNFLDFEQPIADLQAKIEELRLVGNDNSLNIGDEISRLQDKSKTLTEDIFGKLTSWQIARLARHPKRPYTLDYIEHIFTEFDELHGDRHFSDDAAIVGGIARLDDQPVMIIGHQKGREVREKVRRNFGMPRPEGYRKACRLMEMAERFKMPILTFIDTPGAYPGIDAEERNQSEAIAWNLRVMARLKTPIIATVIGEGGSGGALAIGVCDQLNMLQYSTYAVISPEGCASILWKTAEKAPDAAEAMGITAERLKGLGIVDKVIGEPLGGAHRDPAAAAASIRAELSSQLAMLKKFDNDALLKRRYDRLMSYGL, from the coding sequence ATGAACCCGAATTTTCTAGATTTCGAACAGCCGATCGCCGACCTGCAAGCCAAGATCGAAGAGTTGCGCTTGGTCGGTAATGACAATTCGCTGAATATCGGCGATGAGATCTCCCGCCTGCAGGACAAGAGCAAAACGCTGACCGAAGACATCTTCGGCAAGCTGACCAGCTGGCAGATCGCACGTCTGGCGCGTCACCCGAAACGTCCTTATACCCTGGACTACATCGAACACATCTTCACCGAGTTCGACGAATTGCACGGTGATCGTCACTTCTCCGACGACGCGGCTATCGTGGGCGGTATTGCCCGCCTGGACGACCAGCCGGTGATGATCATCGGTCACCAGAAAGGCCGTGAAGTGCGCGAGAAGGTTCGCCGCAACTTCGGCATGCCGCGTCCGGAAGGCTACCGCAAGGCTTGCCGCCTGATGGAAATGGCCGAGCGTTTCAAGATGCCGATCCTGACCTTCATCGACACCCCGGGCGCTTATCCTGGCATCGACGCTGAAGAGCGTAACCAGAGCGAGGCGATTGCCTGGAACCTGCGTGTCATGGCCCGCCTGAAAACCCCAATCATCGCCACCGTGATCGGTGAGGGTGGTTCCGGTGGTGCACTGGCGATTGGTGTCTGCGACCAGTTGAACATGCTGCAATACTCGACCTACGCGGTGATTTCGCCGGAAGGTTGCGCGTCGATTCTGTGGAAAACCGCCGAAAAAGCGCCGGATGCCGCTGAAGCGATGGGCATCACCGCCGAGCGCCTCAAAGGCTTGGGCATCGTCGACAAGGTGATTGGCGAGCCATTGGGTGGCGCGCACCGTGACCCGGCCGCCGCCGCTGCATCGATCCGCGCCGAGCTGAGCTCGCAACTGGCGATGCTGAAGAAGTTCGATAACGATGCGTTGTTGAAGCGCCGTTATGATCGACTGATGAGCTACGGTCTCTAA
- the kdsA gene encoding 3-deoxy-8-phosphooctulonate synthase has product MAQKIIRVGDIEIANDKPMVLFGGMNVLESRDMAMQVCEEYVKVTEKLGIPYVFKASFDKANRSSVTSYRGPGLEEGMRIFQDIKQAFGVPVITDVHEPEQAAVVAEICDIIQLPAFLSRQTDLVVAMAKTGAVINIKKAQFLAPQEMKHILNKCVEAGNDQLILCERGSSFGYNNLVVDMLGFGIMKQFEYPVFFDVTHALQMPGGRADSAGGRRAQVLDLAKAGMSQSLAGLFLEAHPDPDNAKCDGPCALRLDKLEPFLAQLKALDELVKSFPTVETA; this is encoded by the coding sequence ATGGCACAGAAGATCATCCGCGTCGGCGACATCGAGATTGCCAACGACAAACCCATGGTGCTGTTCGGCGGCATGAACGTGCTGGAAAGCCGTGACATGGCCATGCAGGTTTGCGAAGAGTATGTGAAGGTCACCGAAAAGCTCGGTATCCCTTACGTGTTCAAGGCCAGTTTCGACAAGGCCAACCGGTCTTCTGTGACCTCCTATCGTGGTCCTGGCCTGGAAGAAGGCATGCGCATCTTCCAGGACATCAAGCAAGCCTTCGGCGTGCCGGTCATCACCGACGTCCACGAGCCTGAGCAGGCCGCGGTCGTCGCTGAAATCTGCGACATCATCCAGTTGCCGGCCTTCCTGTCGCGCCAGACCGACCTCGTGGTCGCGATGGCCAAGACGGGCGCAGTGATCAACATCAAGAAAGCCCAGTTCCTCGCGCCACAGGAAATGAAGCACATCCTGAACAAGTGCGTGGAAGCGGGTAACGATCAGTTGATCCTCTGCGAGCGCGGTTCAAGCTTTGGCTACAACAACCTGGTCGTCGACATGCTCGGCTTCGGCATCATGAAGCAGTTCGAATACCCGGTGTTCTTCGACGTGACCCACGCCCTGCAAATGCCGGGTGGTCGCGCCGATTCCGCTGGCGGTCGTCGTGCCCAGGTCCTCGACCTGGCGAAGGCCGGCATGAGCCAGTCGCTGGCAGGCCTGTTCCTGGAAGCCCACCCGGATCCGGACAACGCCAAATGCGACGGTCCTTGCGCCTTGCGCCTGGACAAACTGGAGCCATTCCTGGCCCAGCTCAAGGCTTTGGACGAACTGGTGAAGAGTTTTCCGACGGTAGAAACCGCGTAA
- the rnhB gene encoding ribonuclease HII has translation MQMGLDFTLVAEVEELVAGVDEVGRGPLCGAVVTAAVILDPNRPILGLNDSKKLTEARREKLYDEICEKALSWCIARAEVEEIDELNILHATMLAMQRAVAGLHVQPKLAMIDGNRCPKLPMRSEAVVKGDSKVPAIAAASILAKVSRDREMAAFELIYPGYGIGGHKGYPTPVHLEALARLGPTPIHRRSFAPVRLAYEAREGLIES, from the coding sequence ATGCAGATGGGGCTGGATTTCACTTTGGTGGCTGAAGTCGAGGAGTTGGTTGCCGGCGTCGATGAAGTCGGTCGCGGCCCGCTCTGTGGCGCGGTGGTGACGGCGGCGGTGATTCTTGACCCGAACCGCCCGATCCTCGGGCTGAACGACTCGAAGAAACTCACCGAGGCCCGTCGCGAGAAGCTCTACGACGAAATCTGCGAAAAAGCCCTGAGCTGGTGCATCGCTCGCGCCGAAGTCGAAGAAATCGATGAACTGAATATCCTCCACGCCACCATGTTGGCCATGCAGCGTGCGGTCGCGGGGCTGCATGTCCAGCCGAAGCTGGCGATGATCGACGGCAACCGCTGCCCGAAGCTGCCGATGCGCTCCGAGGCCGTGGTCAAGGGCGATAGCAAGGTCCCCGCCATCGCCGCCGCATCGATTCTGGCCAAGGTCAGCCGTGATCGTGAAATGGCCGCGTTCGAATTGATCTACCCGGGTTACGGCATCGGCGGCCATAAAGGTTACCCGACGCCCGTTCATCTGGAAGCACTGGCACGGCTTGGGCCGACCCCGATTCATCGGCGTTCGTTTGCCCCTGTGCGGCTGGCATATGAGGCTCGCGAAGGATTGATCGAGAGTTAG